A portion of the Lolium rigidum isolate FL_2022 chromosome 1, APGP_CSIRO_Lrig_0.1, whole genome shotgun sequence genome contains these proteins:
- the LOC124707613 gene encoding protein POOR HOMOLOGOUS SYNAPSIS 1-like, which produces MAGSGGRSRELPTSRADAAGGKRRSQRWEVEFARYFATPRRSPSTAPPPGLRFVSRGRNRLHGTWLPAASTAALCISRPSHSFAAHVLTVSIGDVVYEEHYVSILNFSWPQVACVTECPVRGSRVVFVSFCDRSKQIQKFAVRFPHLGDAESFLNSVKELSSNTMDVIPSGSDCVYEDSSSSEHIASDGPQYRPDEVASFEEPTSDHRTDASSLGYPEEKDQSVLPSPLATNIDSSYSGYLHSYSEMPTGYSIKNEKDINVPCPATATGHAPEKACTLDTFHDAAVAGTELIADKGKVTAKEIDDILAGIKTYGGGDSFNDMLASLDKVIDELGGDMLL; this is translated from the exons ATGGCGGGTTCCGGCGGCAGGAGCAGGGAGCTCCCCACGTCGCGCGCGGATGCCGCGGGGGGCAAGCGGCGGAGCCAGAGGTGGGAGGTGGAGTTCGCGCGCTACTTCGCGACGCCGCGGCGCAGCCCCTCGACGGCGCCGCCCCCCGGCCTCCGTTTTGTGTCCCGCGGCAGGAACCGCCTCCACGGGACCTGGCTCCCGGCTGCCTCTACCGCCGCGCTCTGCATCTCCCGCCCCAGCCACTCCTTCGCTGCCCACGTCCTCACCGTCTCCATCGGCGACGTCGTCTAC GAGGAGCACTATGTCTCCATCCTCAACTTCTCATGGCCACAAGTTGCATGCGTGACAGAGTGCCCAGTTAGAGGGAGCAGGGTTGTGTTCGTGAGCTTTTGTGATAGGTCCAAGCAG ATCCAGAAGTTTGCTGTACGTTTCCCACATCTAGGTGATGCAGAATCATTCTTGAATAGTGTGAAG GAGCTCTCAAGCAACACCATGGATGTCATACCATCTGGAAGCGACTGCGTGTATGAAGATTCATCATCATCTGAACATATTGCTTCTGATGGACCTCAATACAG GCCTGATGAGGTGGCAAGCTTTGAGGAGCCAACTTCTGATCACAGGACAGATGCATCTTCATTAGGCTACCCTGAGGAGAAAGACCAGTCTGTTCTTCCATCTCCTCTGGCTACAAATATCGATAGCAGCTACTCCGGTTACCTTCATAGCTACTCTGAAATGCCGACAGGTTATTCCATAAAAAATGAGAAAG ATATAAACGTACCCTGTCCAGCGACTGCAACTGGTCATGCTCCTGAAAAG GCGTGCACACTGGATACTTTTCATGATG CTGCAGTTGCTGGTACAGAATTGATTGctgataaaggaaaggttactgctAAAGAGATTGATGATATTTTGGCAGGGATAAAG ACATATGGGGGCGGCGACTCTTTCAATG ATATGTTGGCCTCGCTCGACAAAGTCATTGATGAACTGGGTGGCGACATGTTACTTTAG
- the LOC124685313 gene encoding toMV susceptible protein tm-1(GCR26)-like isoform X1 — protein MEVLCIGTADTKFEELLFLAARLRSGLAAADSAPEVQVSIVDVSTTKTAPTQDSKDIPVIARETVLSCYPDANQQDLPDDRGEAIVLMSKALQSFLKNRYEGGTLVGAVGLGGSGGTALIAPALRSLPLGVPKLIVSTVASGNTAPYVGTSDLVLFPSVVDICGINSVSRAILSNAASAAAGMVHGVLMASGESDETDTKLTVGITMFGVTTPCANAVKDRLSKEGYETLVFHATGVGGKAMEELVRSGFIQGVLDITTTEVADHIVGGIMACDETRFDAAIDKNIPLVLSVGALDMVNFGAHDTIPSAFAERKIHVHNEQISLMRTTVEENKKCAQFIADKLNKSFSRVTVCLPQKGVSAIDAPGMPFYDPEATSALLDELNTRITKTENRQVKLLPYHINDPEFADALVDAFLSMDIKASGDITRKNNMVVPKQDANKKESCAGERILDSSIIWRPPMDYPDARPETLQKTKSILHRIKQQISDGIPVIGAGAGTGISAKFEEAGGVDLIVLYNSGRFRMAGRGSLAGLLPFADANAIVLEMANEVLPVVKEVPVLAGVCATDPFRRMDYFLKQLEAIGFCGVQNFPTVGLYDGNFRQNLEETGMGYSMEVEMISRAHNMGFLTTPYAFNPAEGAAMAKAGAHIIVAHMGLTTAGSIGAKTAATLDDSVVRVQAIADAALAVNPDIIVLCHGGPISGPREAEFVLKNTSRVHGFYGASSMERLPVEQAITNTMREYKRISLK, from the exons ATGGAGGTGCTCTGCATCGGCACGGCCGACACCAAGTTCGAGGAGCTGCTCTTCCTCGCCGCTCGCCTCCGCtccggcctcgccgccgccgactcCGCCCCAGAG GTTCAAGTAAGCATAGTGGATGTCTCCACGACTAAAACAGCACCAACACAAGATTCTAAAGACATTCCAGTTATTGCGAGAGAGACAGTTCTCTCATGTTATCCGGATGCCAACCAACAAGATCTTCCGGATGACAGAGGTGAAGCGATAGTGCTCATGTCAAAAGCTCTTCAGAGCTTTCTGAAAAACAGATATGAGGGGGGTACACTGGTTGGTGCTGTTGGCTTAGGAGGAAGTGGGGGAACCGCGCTAATTGCTCCTGCTCTAAGATCCCTACCACTCGGAGTGCCTAAGCTTATCGTATCCACTGTCGCGAGTGGCAATACTGCACCCTATGTTGGGACATCTGACTTGGTATTGTTTCCTTCAGTTGTTGACATATGTGGAATAAACAGCGTCAGCCGTGCTATACTGTCTAATGCTGCTTCAGCTGCTGCTGGAATGGTACATGGGGTATTAATGGCTTCAGGTGAATCGGATGAAACAGACACAAAGCTGACTGTTGGTATTACGATGTTTGGCGTTACCACACCATGTGCAAATGCTGTCAAAGATAGACTGAGCAAAGAAGGGTATGAGacgcttgtgttccatgccactggTGTTGGAGGCAAAGCAATGGAAGAACTAGTTAGAAGTGGATTCATACAG GGCGTATTGGACATAACAACAACAGAAGTTGCGGACCACATTGTTGGCGGTATCATGGCATGTGATGAGACCAGGTTTGATGCAGCTATAGATAAAAATATCCCTCTTGTTCTCAGTGTTGGGGCCTTGGATATGGTTAACTTTGGAGCCCATGATACAATACCTTCTGCTTTCGCAGAAAGAAAGATCCATGTACATAATGAACAG ATTTCGCTGATGCGGACTACCGTGGAAGAGAATAAGAAATGTGCTCAGTTTATTGCTGACAAGCTGAACAAATCTTTCTCCAGAGTTACTGTTTGCCTGCCACAGAAGGGTGTCTCTGCAATAGATGCACCTGGAATGCCATTTTATGATCCCGAGGCTACATCTGCACTCTTGGATGAGTTAAATACTCGTATTACCAAAACTGAGAATAGACAG GTGAAGCTGCTTCCTTATCACATAAACGATCCTGAATTTGCCGATGCCTTGGTGGATGCATTCTTGAGTATGGATATAAAGGCCTCTGGTGACATAACTCGGAAAAACAACATGGTTGTGCCTAAGCAAGATGCAAATAAAAAAGAATCTTGTGCAGGAGAGAGGATTTTAGATAGTTCTATCATATGGAGACCTCCTATGGATTATCCTGATGCAAGACCAG AAACTTTGCAAAAGACAAAGTCAATACTGCATAGAATAAAGCAGCAAATCAGTGACGGTATTCCTGTTATTGGAGCAGGTGCTGGAACAGGCATATCTGCAAAGTTTGAAGAAGCTGGTGGGGTTGATTTGATTGTGCTTTACAATTCTGGGCGGTTTCGAATGGCTGGAAGGGGCTCATTAGCAGGGCTCCTACCATTTGCCGACGCAAATGCCATTGTACTTGAGATGGCCAATGAAGTGTTGCCT GTCGTTAAAGAAGTGCCTGTTCTTGCTGGGGTTTGCGCTACTGATCCATTCCGAAGAATGGATTACTTCCTGAAACAGCTAGAAGCCATTGGATTTTGTGGTGTCCAAAACTTCCCTACGGTTGGTCTGTATGATGGGAATTTCCGACAGAACTTGGAAGAAACTGGAATGGGGTACAG CATGGAAGTGGAGATGATCTCAAGAGCTCACAACATGGGTTTCCTGACGACTCCGTACGCTTTCAATCCAGCAGAAGGCGCTGCCATGGCCAAGGCTGGAGCTCATATCATAGTGGCGCATATGGGTCTCACAACAGCCGGGTCAATCGGCGCAAAGACAGCTGCAACTTTAGATGACAGTGTTGTTCGGGTTCAAGCCATTGCCGATGCTGCACTGGCTGTTAATCCTGACATCATCGTCCTCTGCCATGGAG GTCCCATATCAGGGCCACGGGAGGCGGAATTTGTCCTGAAGAACACTAGTAGGGTCCACGGATTCTACGGTGCTTCAAGCATGGAGAGATTGCCggtcgagcaggccatcacaAACACTATGAGGGAGTACAAACGCATTTCACTAAAATGA
- the LOC124685313 gene encoding toMV susceptible protein tm-1(GCR26)-like isoform X2 yields the protein MEVLCIGTADTKFEELLFLAARLRSGLAAADSAPEVQVSIVDVSTTKTAPTQDSKDIPVIARETVLSCYPDANQQDLPDDRGEAIVLMSKALQSFLKNRYEGGTLVGAVGLGGSGGTALIAPALRSLPLGVPKLIVSTVASGNTAPYVGTSDLVLFPSVVDICGINSVSRAILSNAASAAAGMVHGVLMASGESDETDTKLTVGITMFGVTTPCANAVKDRLSKEGYETLVFHATGVGGKAMEELVRSGFIQGVLDITTTEVADHIVGGIMACDETRFDAAIDKNIPLVLSVGALDMVNFGAHDTIPSAFAERKIHVHNEQISLMRTTVEENKKCAQFIADKLNKSFSRVTVCLPQKGVSAIDAPGMPFYDPEATSALLDELNTRITKTENRQVKLLPYHINDPEFADALVDAFLSMDIKASGDITRKNNMVVPKQDANKKESCAGERILDSSIIWRPPMDYPDARPGAGTGISAKFEEAGGVDLIVLYNSGRFRMAGRGSLAGLLPFADANAIVLEMANEVLPVVKEVPVLAGVCATDPFRRMDYFLKQLEAIGFCGVQNFPTVGLYDGNFRQNLEETGMGYSMEVEMISRAHNMGFLTTPYAFNPAEGAAMAKAGAHIIVAHMGLTTAGSIGAKTAATLDDSVVRVQAIADAALAVNPDIIVLCHGGPISGPREAEFVLKNTSRVHGFYGASSMERLPVEQAITNTMREYKRISLK from the exons ATGGAGGTGCTCTGCATCGGCACGGCCGACACCAAGTTCGAGGAGCTGCTCTTCCTCGCCGCTCGCCTCCGCtccggcctcgccgccgccgactcCGCCCCAGAG GTTCAAGTAAGCATAGTGGATGTCTCCACGACTAAAACAGCACCAACACAAGATTCTAAAGACATTCCAGTTATTGCGAGAGAGACAGTTCTCTCATGTTATCCGGATGCCAACCAACAAGATCTTCCGGATGACAGAGGTGAAGCGATAGTGCTCATGTCAAAAGCTCTTCAGAGCTTTCTGAAAAACAGATATGAGGGGGGTACACTGGTTGGTGCTGTTGGCTTAGGAGGAAGTGGGGGAACCGCGCTAATTGCTCCTGCTCTAAGATCCCTACCACTCGGAGTGCCTAAGCTTATCGTATCCACTGTCGCGAGTGGCAATACTGCACCCTATGTTGGGACATCTGACTTGGTATTGTTTCCTTCAGTTGTTGACATATGTGGAATAAACAGCGTCAGCCGTGCTATACTGTCTAATGCTGCTTCAGCTGCTGCTGGAATGGTACATGGGGTATTAATGGCTTCAGGTGAATCGGATGAAACAGACACAAAGCTGACTGTTGGTATTACGATGTTTGGCGTTACCACACCATGTGCAAATGCTGTCAAAGATAGACTGAGCAAAGAAGGGTATGAGacgcttgtgttccatgccactggTGTTGGAGGCAAAGCAATGGAAGAACTAGTTAGAAGTGGATTCATACAG GGCGTATTGGACATAACAACAACAGAAGTTGCGGACCACATTGTTGGCGGTATCATGGCATGTGATGAGACCAGGTTTGATGCAGCTATAGATAAAAATATCCCTCTTGTTCTCAGTGTTGGGGCCTTGGATATGGTTAACTTTGGAGCCCATGATACAATACCTTCTGCTTTCGCAGAAAGAAAGATCCATGTACATAATGAACAG ATTTCGCTGATGCGGACTACCGTGGAAGAGAATAAGAAATGTGCTCAGTTTATTGCTGACAAGCTGAACAAATCTTTCTCCAGAGTTACTGTTTGCCTGCCACAGAAGGGTGTCTCTGCAATAGATGCACCTGGAATGCCATTTTATGATCCCGAGGCTACATCTGCACTCTTGGATGAGTTAAATACTCGTATTACCAAAACTGAGAATAGACAG GTGAAGCTGCTTCCTTATCACATAAACGATCCTGAATTTGCCGATGCCTTGGTGGATGCATTCTTGAGTATGGATATAAAGGCCTCTGGTGACATAACTCGGAAAAACAACATGGTTGTGCCTAAGCAAGATGCAAATAAAAAAGAATCTTGTGCAGGAGAGAGGATTTTAGATAGTTCTATCATATGGAGACCTCCTATGGATTATCCTGATGCAAGACCAG GTGCTGGAACAGGCATATCTGCAAAGTTTGAAGAAGCTGGTGGGGTTGATTTGATTGTGCTTTACAATTCTGGGCGGTTTCGAATGGCTGGAAGGGGCTCATTAGCAGGGCTCCTACCATTTGCCGACGCAAATGCCATTGTACTTGAGATGGCCAATGAAGTGTTGCCT GTCGTTAAAGAAGTGCCTGTTCTTGCTGGGGTTTGCGCTACTGATCCATTCCGAAGAATGGATTACTTCCTGAAACAGCTAGAAGCCATTGGATTTTGTGGTGTCCAAAACTTCCCTACGGTTGGTCTGTATGATGGGAATTTCCGACAGAACTTGGAAGAAACTGGAATGGGGTACAG CATGGAAGTGGAGATGATCTCAAGAGCTCACAACATGGGTTTCCTGACGACTCCGTACGCTTTCAATCCAGCAGAAGGCGCTGCCATGGCCAAGGCTGGAGCTCATATCATAGTGGCGCATATGGGTCTCACAACAGCCGGGTCAATCGGCGCAAAGACAGCTGCAACTTTAGATGACAGTGTTGTTCGGGTTCAAGCCATTGCCGATGCTGCACTGGCTGTTAATCCTGACATCATCGTCCTCTGCCATGGAG GTCCCATATCAGGGCCACGGGAGGCGGAATTTGTCCTGAAGAACACTAGTAGGGTCCACGGATTCTACGGTGCTTCAAGCATGGAGAGATTGCCggtcgagcaggccatcacaAACACTATGAGGGAGTACAAACGCATTTCACTAAAATGA